A window of the Henckelia pumila isolate YLH828 chromosome 3, ASM3356847v2, whole genome shotgun sequence genome harbors these coding sequences:
- the LOC140888015 gene encoding uncharacterized protein translates to MSTRNSLSAILEQNKLTGPNYQDWIRNLKIVLNSERIAYVLENKPPKEEAPNISETELAKREKWWDHDLLAKSYILASMSNELQRRFEDAANAADIHFHLKELYGVQTRSERHATVKELMTTCLREGASVHEHGVRMIGLVEKLVGLNVVMPLELSIDILLLSLPSSFDGFVGAQNKGKKRSAPAVKNKPNKNPYKKPDQGPKRPNKSEQVCFHYNKPGHWRRNCTEYLAQKHSGHGDDKKQET, encoded by the exons ATGTCGACACGCAATTCACTTTCtgctattctcgaacaaaacaagctaacCGGACCTAATTATCAAGATTGGATAAGAAatctaaagattgttctaaactctgaGAGGATTGCGTATGTGCTTGAAAATAAGCCACCGAAGGAAGAAGCTCCTAACATTAGTGAGACTGAGTTAGCCAAGCGTgagaaatggtgggaccatgatctccTAGCTAAGAGCTACATCCTGGCTTCTATGTCGAATGAACTGCAAAGGCGGTTCGAGGATGCtgcgaatgctgctgacattcactttCATCTGAAAGAGTTATACGGTGTTCAAACTCGATCAGAAAGACACGCAACTGTGAAAGAACTCATGACTACATGCTTGCGAgaaggggcttcggtccatgagcatggtgttAGGATGATTGGGTTAGTTGAAAAATTAGTGGGACTCAATGTGGTTATGCCTCTTGAGCTCTCGATTGATATTCTCTTGTTGTCTTTACCTTCCTCGTTCGACGGATTTGTg GGAGCccaaaacaagggaaagaagcgttctgccCCTGCAGTTAAGAACAAGCCTAATAAAAATCCATACAAGAAACCTGATCAAGGGCCCAAAAGgccaaataaatcagaacaagtcTGTTTCCACTACAACAAGCCTGGACATTGGAGGCGTAATTGCACTGAATATCTTGCCCAGAAGCATTCTGGCcatg gtgatgacaagaagcaaGAAACTTAG